The Panthera leo isolate Ple1 chromosome A3, P.leo_Ple1_pat1.1, whole genome shotgun sequence genome contains the following window.
ATTTAAGATTGACTGTCCTGAAGGTTGTGGGGCagggtttttgttgtgttttatttcgtttttgtttttaagacacaATAAAGCTAAAATGTCAAGTCTCTGGGAGATATCCCCTTACAGTTTCAGTCAAGGAGCATATCAGAGCACAGACAAGGAGACCCCAGCCTGGCGCTGGCCGGCCGCCCCGGCCGCCCAGGCGTATTTGGTAGCGCACGGGTTGAGAGCCACTGGGAAAATCACACCTCGCATTCCCTTGCGGGCTGCTGGTGGCAGGTACAGGATCCGTACTCATTGATGATCACCAGGGCTCCCTCAATGTGGTTCGGTTTGTAATCAACGTAGTATTCCTGGGCAGACATGGCAGCCATCTGATGCatggtctgtttctgcttttgcttcCTGCGCTGCGTGACAAAGCACTGTCTGAGCTGCCTGAGGCTAGCTGGGAAACACTTCCAGGAGACATAGAGCACCAGGACCACgatgaggaaagagaagatgAGGGCCATGGTGCCTGTGACCACCTTGTGGATCTGCACGGCGTTCTCGGCATGCTCGCCGCCTGGGAGAGCCACAGTAGCCGGCTCGTGCGTGCCGTCGAGCTGCCCCTCCCTGCCGTCAGCGAGCGTGGTGGCCGGGCTGCCCGGGAGCCCGAGGTCACTGTGGTTGGTGACGGCCGAGAGCAGGTGGCCGCTCGTGGGGTCGGCCCCATCCTCGCACAGGTGGAAGGCGTACACGGCGTCTAGGACGTCCTCGCCCTGCGCGTACTCGGGGCTGGCGCACTGCAAGTTGCCATCGTAGCGCCCCTGGAAGCTGCTGAGCCACGAGGCCAGGGCGCACACGTTGCGCCCGCAGTCCCACAGGTTCCCGGCCAGGGTGATGCTCGTCAGCGATTTCCAGGAGTTGAGGATCCGGGGCTCGATGTAGGTGAGGCGGTTGGAGTCCAGCTGCAGAGACTGCAGGTGCGGCACGGTCTCGAACACATGGGGCTCCATATACTCGATCTCGTTGCCCGACAGGTCCATTTTCTCCAGGTTCCAAACCCAGTCCAGCGAGCTAACCACAATGGCCACCTTGTTCCtcttcaggcagagggaatgcAAGGAGATGAGGCGCGGGAAGTGGGCGAAGTTCACCTTGACCAAGTCGTTGTGCTCCAGGTGCAGCTCGGTGAGCTTGAACAAGCCGGCGAAAGAGTTGCGCGCCAGACTCTTGAGCTGATTGTATCCGATGTCAAGAAACTTGAGGCTGCGGCAGTCCTGGAAGATGCGCACCGGCACGAACTGGATAGCGTTGGACCGCATGTGAAGCGTGGTGAGCTTCCGCAGCCCATGGAAGAGGTCGGGCGCCAGAGCCTGCAGCTTGTTGTACGAGAGGTCCACGCTGCGCAGGTTGGGCATGGGCCGGAAGGTGGTGTTGGCCAGTTGGGTGATCTGGTTGGAACTCAGTGTGAGTTCCTTAACTCGGCGCAGTTTCTGAAAGGCGTCCCCCTGCACCGAGCAGATGTGATTGTGATCCAGATAGAGCCACGTGAGCTGCATTAACCCCGTGAACTGGCCGGCGCGCAGCTCCGAGAGGCTGTTGTAGCGCAGGGACAAGCCCAGCAGGCCGGACAGGTTGTGGGGCGCCTCGGTGAGGTTGAGCGCCTCGCAGTACAGCAGCCGCCCCTCGCACCGGCACAGCTGCGGGCACCCGCTGGGGGCGGCGGGCAGCATCTGAAAGCAGGCCCCCAGCAGACACAAGACCACCCCCGAGGGCCTCCTCAGCAGCCAGTATAGACAGAGACCGAGCAGCAGGAAATCCATTAGCGAGAATCTTTCCAGAGAGGCTGGAGAATGTCCATTGGAAGCGCTCGGTCAGAAATCTACATCATATTTTATTCCAAgggagggggagcggggggagggggagaaaagggcaaaatcaaataaatatattgaaataaagaaggacccccctccccaaagccaCACGTTCACCTCTAAGCATGCAGAAAGCTGGGCAGCATAGAAAGTTCACAGCCACGGAAAGATCAAAGAGACGGTGATTTGGTCCATGTTAGATGCTGCagcaaagaaaagggaggaaaaaaaaaatcttcgggaaagaatttaattaaaaagtgtcTTACCCACCCTTTTCCAGAGAGTGACAACCTCCATTCAGCTGCTCCCTTTGTGTGCAGGCTAATTATATGCAGGGCGAGAGAAGACCCCTCTGTGTTTCCGAGGCAGCCCCGGTCCGCGGCCGGCGGATCTGGCAGGCGCACAATGTCTCACTTTGCTGCTCGGCTCTGGGCTGCAAGGGCGGCTGGCGAGGCGGGGAGGCGACTTCTAGGACCCGCAAGTTTCCCAACTACGTGCCGGCGCCGGGCTTCGCCTTCCTGCCGCTGTCCTTTCCCTCTGCAGTTCGGACTGTGAcgttgtgggggaaaaaaaaaaaaaaaaaaaaaaaaaaaaccaaaaaaactccaAACTCGGGGCTCACGACTCCCCTGGATTTGGTAGTCTGGTTAATGTCCGTCATTGGAAAGGACCACTGACCGGTGCCACCTTTTACTCCGCGGAGACCGCCTGCCATTCGCGCCCGGGGCGGCTGCGGAGAGCGGGCTTGCTCATGCTTTGCGGGCGGCGGGGTGGTgcgggcggggagcggggagcggcGCCCGAGCTCCTTCCCTCCGCCAGGCTGTGTGCGGCGCGAGCTT
Protein-coding sequences here:
- the LRRTM1 gene encoding leucine-rich repeat transmembrane neuronal protein 1, whose translation is MDFLLLGLCLYWLLRRPSGVVLCLLGACFQMLPAAPSGCPQLCRCEGRLLYCEALNLTEAPHNLSGLLGLSLRYNSLSELRAGQFTGLMQLTWLYLDHNHICSVQGDAFQKLRRVKELTLSSNQITQLANTTFRPMPNLRSVDLSYNKLQALAPDLFHGLRKLTTLHMRSNAIQFVPVRIFQDCRSLKFLDIGYNQLKSLARNSFAGLFKLTELHLEHNDLVKVNFAHFPRLISLHSLCLKRNKVAIVVSSLDWVWNLEKMDLSGNEIEYMEPHVFETVPHLQSLQLDSNRLTYIEPRILNSWKSLTSITLAGNLWDCGRNVCALASWLSSFQGRYDGNLQCASPEYAQGEDVLDAVYAFHLCEDGADPTSGHLLSAVTNHSDLGLPGSPATTLADGREGQLDGTHEPATVALPGGEHAENAVQIHKVVTGTMALIFSFLIVVLVLYVSWKCFPASLRQLRQCFVTQRRKQKQKQTMHQMAAMSAQEYYVDYKPNHIEGALVIINEYGSCTCHQQPARECEV